ACGATACACACGATGAGACAGCGATTCATCTGCTTGTCCTCGATGAGCAAAGCCGCCCAGTCGCAACGGGACGTACCCGCCCATATGACGACCAACGGATGAAGGTAGAGCGTGTTGCGACGCTGTCGACAGCGCGAGGAAAAGGATACGGTGGCGAGTTGATGCAGGCGATGGAACGTGTCGCACGTCGCGAAGGCAAACAATTGCTAACGCTCGGTGCACAAGTCCAAGCGATCCCGTTTTATCAAGGGCTTGGCTATACGATCGTCTCTGATGAATTCGACGATGCAGGCATCCCACACCGGACGATGGAGAAGAAAATGTAATCAAATTTGAAAGAAATCCTACAAAAAGGGTTTCTTTTTTTGTTTTCTATGTATATATATAATTCATAATGAATTTTTATACAGACAGATGAATTTAAAACCAGGAGGGAATTATACATGTCGAAACAAAAATTAATCTTAGCGTACTCTGGGGGACTCGATACATCGGTAGCCATCAAATGGTTGAGCAAGGACTACGACGTCATTGCATTATGTATGGACGTCGGTGAAGGAAAAGATTTAAGCGTCATCAAGGAAAAGGCACTTCTCGTCGGTGCAATCGAATCAATCGTTCTCGATGTCAAAGAAGAATTCGCCCAAGAGTTCGTCTTACCAGCCCTTCAATATGGTGCACATTACGAAAATGCCTATCCGTTGATTTCAGCGCTTTCGCGTCCGTTGATCGCAGAAAAGCTCGTCGAAGTCGCGCATGAATATGGTGCAACGGCTGTCGCACACGGCTGTACCGGAAAAGGAAACGACCAAGTCCGGTTCGAAGTTTCGGTCGCAGCACTTGATCCATCACTTGAAGTCATCGCACCAGTTCGGGAGTGGAAGTGGTCACGGGAAGAAGAGATCGCCTATGCGAAAGAAAACAATGTGCCGATCCCGATCAACCTCGACAGCCCTTACTCGATCGATATGAACCTTTGGGGACGGAGTAATGAGTGTGGCGTCCTAGAAAACCCGTGGACAGAACCACCGCAAGACGCTTACGCGTTGACGGTAGCACCTGAAGACGCTCCAGATCAGGCGGAAGAAGTCATCATCGGCTTTGAAGCAGGCGTTCCGGTTTCCATTAACGGCACGACGTATCCACTCGCAAAACTGATCACGGAACTGAATATCATCGCTGGAGCGCACGGCGTCGGACGGATTGACCACGTCGAGAACCGTCTCGTCGGAATCAAATCACGGGAAGTGTACGAGTGCCCTGGCGCGACTGTTCTATTGAAAGCACACGCCGCACTTGAGACGATCACATTGACGAAAGACGTCGCTCATTTTAAACCGTTACTCAGCAAACAATATGCAGAAACAATCTATAACGGTCTCTTCCACGCACCATTGACGAAAGGTCTGAAAGCTTTCTTGACGGCGACGCAACAGGACGTCACAGGAGAAGTTCGCGTCAAACTGTTCAAAGGAAACGCAACCGTGACAGGTCGTCAGTCTGCTGTCTCGCTCTACGATGAAAAGCTTGCGACGTATACGAAAGAAGATGCGTTTGATCATGAAGCAGCAAAAGGATTCATCAAATTACACGGTCTTGCTGTTTCGACGCATGCAAGTGTTCATCGTCAGGCGGGTGTGACGAAATGACCAAACTCTGGGGTGGACGTTTTACGGAAAGTGCTTCCGCTCAAGCGGAAGCCTTCGGAGCATCGATCACGTTCGATCAAAAGTTAGCAAGTGTCGATTTGAAAGGAAGTCTTGCGCACGCGCAGATGTTATTTGAACAAGGAATCCTCGCTCAAGACGAGTGGACACAAATCGAGCAAGGACTAAAGCAACTAGAAGCGACAGTAGCGGATCATGTGTATACGCTAGCGGATGAAGACATTCATATGAACCTTGAGCGGTTGTTGACGGAACAGATTGGTCCAGTCGCAGGGAAACTGCACACGGCACGGAGTCGAAACGACCAGGTCGCAACCGACTTGCATCTATGGATGGAGCAACATGTCGAAGCGTTGACGACGGCATTACGTGAGCTCCAATCGGTCATCACGGAACAAGCCGAGCAACATATCGAGACGGTCATGCCGGGGTATACGCATTTGCAACGGGCGCAACCGATCTCGCTTGCGCATCACTTGCTTGCGTACTTCTGGATGTTTGAACGGGACGTTGAACGGTTGACGGACAACCAAAAACGAATCCGGAAATCACCGCTCGGGGCAGGTGCGCTCGCCGGGACGACATTCCCGATTGATCGTTTCCGTTCTGCCGAGTTGCTCGGATTTGAATCGATCTATCCGAACAGCCTCGACGCCGTCTCCGACCGGGACTTTGTCATCGAATACCTCGGGATCGCCTCGACCGTCATGATGCATCTCTCACGTTTTTGTGAAGAAATCATCATCTGGGCGTCGCAAGAATTTGGCTTCATCGAGTTGTCCGATGCCTTCTCGACAGGATCGAGCATGATGCCACAAAAGAAAAATCCTGATTTCGCGGAATTGATTCGTGGGAAAACAGGACGTGTCTACGGCAATCTAATGGGCTTCTTAACGACGATGAAAGCATTACCGCTCGCTTACAATAAAGACATGCAAGAGGATAAAGAAGGGGTCTTCGATACAGCGGATACCGTCCTCCAGTCCGTTCAAATCTTCACCGGAATGATTGAATCCGCGACGTTTAAGACCGAAGCGCTCAAGAAGGCGACAATGCAAGACTTCTCGAACGCAACGGAACTCGCCGACTACCTCGTGACGAAAGGCATACCATTCCGAGAAGCACATGAAATCGTTGGGAAGGCTGTCCTTTACGGTGTGCAGAATGGCTGTTTCTTGAAAGATTTGAACCTTGAGACGTATCAAACCTTCCATCCTGATATCACGGAAGACGTCTATCCGCTCCTCGATCCGGTTCAAGCAGTGGCACGCCGGACAAGTTACGGCGGTACAGGGTTTGTTGCCGTGTCGGAGCAACTTGAACTCGCGAAACAGCATCTTGCGAATTGACGGATTTTGAAAAAAATCAGTCAAATGACTGGATTTAACAAAAGATGTCTGCTATAACTGTAACTAACAACCGACAGATAGAGGCGCGGATGACATGAGTAGCATCATTCTTGAAGGCAAGCATGCCGAATGATGTGAAAGGGGAAGTCCGCCGAAGTGAACGAGAAGATGCTTCTTCTCATTTGCTGGTACAACGGTTAAGATCCGTTGTACTGCCGAAACCGATGTTTCGGAGCGCTATCTTACGTAAAAGAACGAATGACTTTGTCTTCGTTTGTCCGATCGTGATAACGACGGGCCGTAGGAACGCTCCTACCGGCCCGTCGTTTTTTTCTGTATCGGGACAAAGGAGATAGGATTGTGACAACTGTACTTAAATTTGGTGGAAGCTCGGTTGCGACTGTCGAACAGATTCAGTCTATTGCGAATTATTTGAAGAGTCGCGCAGCCGAAGGTGAAAAACTTGTCGTCGTCGTTTCAGCGATGGGCAAGATGACAGATTCTTTGATCGCTCAGGCGCAAGCCATCACGGATCGCCCCGAGCGCCGAGAACTCGATCGTCTGCTTGCCATCGGAGAAGAACAGACGATTTCATTACTCAGCATCGCCCTCAACTCACTCGGCGTCAAAGCGTTATCGCAAACAGGCGCACAAGCGGGAATCAGTACGATGGGATTGCATACGAAAAGCAAGATCAAACAGATTGATGGAAATCTGTTACGGCAAAAACTTGAAACGTACGATGTCGTCATCGTCGCCGGATTCCAAGGGGTCAACGAACTCGGTGATGTCACGACGCTCGGACGTGGTGGATCGGATACGACGGCTGTTGCGCTTGCGGCAGTCCTTGATAAACGGTGTGAAATCTACACGGATGTCGACGGTGTCTATACAGCTGATCCACGAATCCATGCTGCTGCTCAACCGATTCCGCACATCTCGTATGATGAGATGATGGAGATGAGCGCCCTCGGGTCGAAGGTCATGGAAATGCGGAGTGTCGAACTAGGAAAAAAATACGGCGTACACATCTTCGTCGGGAAAACACTTGAATCGAAAAGGGGAACATGGATCATGGAAGCGACGGAAACAATGGAACAAAAAGCGGTGACGAGTGTCAGTGTGACGAAGAACGTCTTGACGGTATCAATCAAACACGTACCGCAAACGAACGCAGCAGTAGCCGATATCTTCGAACTCTTATCGAACCGCCACGTCAACATCGATATGATCAGTCAAACGACGTTCGACAGTGACATCTTCTTATCGTTCTCTTGTCCACTCGATGAGGAAGAGTTCCTCGATGAAGCATTGAAAGACATCATGGATCGTTTCACGACAGTCAAGGTCGACCGCCATAATCAACACGCGAAATTATCTGTCGTCGGAATCGGGATGCGGGATGCAACAGGTGTCGCTTCGAAATTGTTCGCAATCTTCCGAGCAGAGAACATTCCGTTCTATCAAGTTACGACTTCAGAAATCAGCATCTCATACACGATTGCACAAGCAGATATTGAACGGACGGTTGCAGCGATTGCAAACGCGTTCGAGTTATAAGGAGGAAAACAGCATGTATCATGTAGCAGTCATTGGAGCAACCGGCGCCGTCGGTCAAAAAATGTTACAAGTACTAGCCGAACTGGACTTCCCGGTCAGCCGCCTGTCCGCTTACGCTTCTGCTCGTTCAGCAGGGAACACGGTACAGTTCAAGGGAGAAGCCATCACGATCCAAGCGCTGACACCAAATATCACGGAAGACGGGATCGATGTCGCGTTGTTCGCAGCGGGCGGAACGATCAGTGAACAATATGCCCCGTTACTAGCTGAAAACGGAACACTCGTCGTTGATAATTCAAGTGCTTTCCGGATGCAGGAGACGATTCCGCTTGTCGTGCCAGAAGTCAATCCACAAGCGATTCAAGCGACGGACCGCTTGATCGCAAATCCGAACTGTTCGACGATTCAATCCGTCGTCGCCTTAGCACCGCTCCAGTCACTGGGATTCGAGCGGATCAACTACACGACGTATCAGGCCGTATCGGGTTCTGGTCAAAAAGGAATCGAGGACTTGGCGCGTGGGGCGCGCGGAGAAGAACCCGTCAATTACCCGCATCCGATTCACGATAACATCTTGCCGCATATCGATGTATTCCTTGAGAACGGTTATACGAAAGAAGAGCAGAAGATGATTGACGAAACACGGAAAATCTTCAATCTTCCAGCATTACCCGTCAGTGCGACATGTGTCCGAGTTCCGGTCACGAACTCTCACTCGGTTGCAATCAACGTCACGTTTACACAACCGACGACGGTTACAGCAATCCGTGAAGCGTTAGATGGGGCACCCGGCGTCGTCCTCGTCGATGATGTCGCGAATACGCGCTATCCGATGCCACTCGACGCGAGTGGGACGGACGATGTCTACGTCGGACGAATTCGACAAGATGATAGTCTCGCAAACACGTTCCATCTTTGGTGTGTAGCTGACAACATCCGAAAAGGTGCCGCGTCAAACGCCGTGCAAGTTGCACGCCAAGCGATCGAACAGTCGATTCATTCATAAAAAAAGGAGGAGTTCTTCATGTTCAAAGGAGCAGGTACAGCACTCGTCACAACATTTAATGAAGCAGGCGAGTTGGATTTACACGTATTCGAACGCTTAATCGAGCAACAACTCGCAGCAGGGATTCAGGCACTTGTCGTCGGAGGGACGACAGGAGAAGGATCGACACTAACGAATAATGAATTCGAACAACTCCTGACGACTGCCGTTCAGGTCACGGCAGGACGAGTACCCGTCATTGCTGGAACAGGTTCGAACAACACCGCAGCGACAATCGAGAAAACATTACTCGCAGAACGTCTCGGTGCGGACGCAGCGATGCTCGTCACACCGTACTACAATAAAACATCACAGGCCGGTCTCGTCGCACACTTCACAGCGGTCGCTGATGCAACAGAGTTACCAATCATGCTGTACAACGTTCCATCCCGGACAGGCGTTACGATCGCAGTCGAAACAGCAGTGACGTTAGCACGTCATCCACGCATCCAAGCCTTTAAGGAAGCGAGTGGAGATGTCAGCTTTATGGGTGAACTGATGGCGGCGATTCCGGAAGACTTCGCGGTCTTCTGTGGAAATGATGATCAAATCCTTCCGTACATGGCATGGGGCGCACAGGGTGTTATTTCAGTTCTCTCTAACCCGTACCCAGCAGAGACACAAGCACTTGCTGAGGCGTTACTAGGGCAAGATTTCGTCACGGCTCGCCGGATTCAGGCAGACTTGTTACCGGTCATCGGTGCCTTGTTCAGTGACGTCAATCCGATTCCAGTCAAAGCATCGCTTGAAGAACTCGGATTTGCTGTTGGTGCGCCGCGCTTGCCGCTCGTCCGTCAATCGGAAGCGGGACACGCCCACTTACTCGAAACGATGCGGGCTTACAAAGGAGTGGTTCGATGAAACTCGCGTTACACGGTTATGGGGCGACAGGACAATACGTCGTCGAACTCGCACCACAAAGTGTCATGGCGATCGTTGACCGGACGAAGTCATCCGATACGATCGCTTCATATGCCGAGCTAACAGAGATGTCAGAGACGGTCGATGCGATCATCGACTTCTCGCATCCGAGTTTGCTACCTGATTTGCTCGCATACGGGCTGGCGACAAAAACACCACTCGTTATCGCAACGACTGGTTTTTCTGAGGCGGAACTGGCATCGATTAAGGACGCCGCAAAAGAAATTCCGATCTTCCAGTCGTACAACATGTCGTACGGTATCGCGATGGTGCAGCAACTGCTGAAGACACTTGTGCCACTAGCAGGAGCGTATGACATCGAATTGCTCGAGAAACATCATAACCAAAAAGTCGATGCGCCAAGCGGAACGGCTGAGTTGTTATTGCAAACGATTCAGACGGCACGTGACGTCACACCGGTATATGACCGGTCACAGACGCGGCAAAAGCGGGAGACGAACGAGATCGGAATGCACGCGATGCGCGGTGGAACGATCTTCGGAGAACACGAAGTCTTATTCGCAGGTGTCGACGAATTGATTGAAATCAAACATACAGCGCTATCGAAAAAAGTATTTGCTTCTGGTGCGATCAAAGCAGCTGAGGCACTCATTCAAAAAACAGCGGGACTCTATACATTAGAGACGCTCTACACACAGGAGGATTCACATGTTACTCACTGATGCTTACGAAATTGCTAAATTCATTAAAGATGCTAAAAAACAAACACCGGTAAAACTTTACGTCAATGGCGATTTGGCGGGCTTGACGATCGAAGGCGCTACAGCGTTCGGATCAGATGAATCAAAGATTTTCTTCGCGGATGCAGGACTTGCGGCTACTTTCTTAGAAAAGTATTCAGATCGCATCACAGATGTTCACGTGGAGTATGACCGTCGCAACAGTGCGGTACCAATGCTTGATACACGTCACTTGAATGCGCGCATCGAACCAGGTTCATGGATTCGTGATCATGTTGTCATCGGTGATAACGCGGTCGTCATGATGGGTGCCATCATCAATATCGGTGCATCAATCGGAGATGGTACAATGATTGATATGAACGCTGTCGTCGGTGCACGTGGGACGATCGGGAAAAACGTTCATGTCGGCGCAGGTGCCGTGGTCGCGGGTGTCCTCGAACCACCTTCAAAAACACCTGTCATCATTGAAGACGGTGTCTTGATTGGTGCAAATGCAGTCATTCTTGAAGGCGTCAAAGTCGGCAAAGATGCCGTCGTCGCTGCTGGTAGTGTCGTCACAGAAGACGTACCTGCTGGAAGCGTCGTTGCTGGAACACCTGCACGTGTCATCAAACAGAAAGATGCGAAAACAGAAGAGAAGACGCAATTGGTGGATGATTTACGTTCACTCTGATTGACGTCGAAGAGGAGGAAAACACATGGCAGTGGATACACAGTATGGAGAAGCAATTTGGTTAGATGGAGTCTTTCATGATCCGAAAGATGCGAACACGAGCGTCATGTCACATGCGATTCACTACGGTAGTGGATTCTTTGAAGGAATTCGTGCGTATGCGACACCGGACGGACCGGCGATTTTCCAATTGAAGGAACATATCGAGCGTCTCTTCCGCAGTTGTGCGTATTACCATGTCACGATTCCGTATACTGTCGACGAACTTGTTCAAGCAACGATCGATTTAGTTGCGAAAAACGGATTTGAATCGTGTTATATCCGTCCATTCGTGTTCCTCGGTACGCCATGGCAAGCATTGATGGCGAAAGATACGACGGTTCATGTCGGCATCTCTTGCTGGGAGCTTGGGGAATACTTCGATAAAGGTGCCGGCATCCGTGCCAAAGTCGCGTCATACCGCCGCGTCTCATCAACGATGATGCCGATGCAAGCGAAAGCGGCTGCGAACTATATGAACTCACAACTCTTAAAAGGTGAAGCGATTCGTGATGGATTTGACGAAGCAATCGCGCTCGACATGAACGGAAACGTTAGTGAAGCGAGTGTTGCGAACCTCTTCCTTCTTAAAAACGGAACGATTCATACACCGTCACTTGATTGTTCAGTACTCGACGGTATCACACGCCAAGTCATCATCCGTTTGGCACAAGATCAAGGCTATCCTGTTGTTGAACGTCACATCGGACGCGATGAGTTGTATGTCGCAGATGAGATCTTCTTAACAGGAACAGCTGCTGAAATCACAAGTGTCGGTGAAATCGATCACATCTCAATCAACGGCGGAACACGGAACGTCGCAGATGAGTTGCTCGGTCTTTACCGTCAAGCCGTCACAGGTCAATTGCCGCAATACGCGGATTGGTTGACGTACGTGACACCAGCTGTCGCAGAATGACGACGCGTACACTCGTCACGATCGATCGGAAGGCGGTGCGACAAAATGTCGCATCGGTCTTCGCTCGGTCACGTAAACGTATTTTTGCCGTGGTCAAGAACAATGCATATAACTTAGGTATGCTCGAGATGGTCGAGACGCTGATGGCATCTGATGTGCATCACTTTGCTGTCGCTGAGTTGTATGAAGCCATTGAAATCAAAACGAATTTTCCAGACAGTTATGTACTGGTGATGAATCCGACGGAGGATTTTGAAACAGCACGACGTTTCGGAATCGCACTCGGTGTCTCATCGCTAGAATGGCTCGCCCTACACAGTAAACAGCTGCAGGAAGTCGAGTTACATTTGAAGATCAACGTCGGGATGAACCGTTTTGGTGTCAGTTCGCTTCAAGAGGCGGAAGCTGTCCTTGCGCTTGCGCAAGCAGATTCGCTTGATTTAACAGGTTTATATACACACTTTCCGCTTGCCGATGAACCGGATGCGGATCACGATGGACAAGTCGAACGTTTCGTCGCCATTGCCGATGTGTTACGAAAGCGCCATACGTTTACGTATATCCATTCGGAAAACAGTGCGACGATCGTCAAACACGATCCGCGTCTCGCGTTTTGTAATTATGTCCGCCCTGGAATTTTCTTGTTCGGTTATTCGCCAATCGAGAAGATGGACTGGCTCGTGCCTTCACTCCGGATGACGACAGAGGTCGTCGAAATTCGCGAAATCGGACCAGGTGAGCATGTGGGATATGGTACGAACTTTACGAGTACAGAACCGATGCGAATCGCCATTTTACCCGTCGGCTATGGTGACGGTGTCGTCCGTGGGCGTGCTGCTTTACCTGTTCATATTAAAGAAAAACCATATCCGATCATCAATAAATTATTCATGAGTCATACGTTCGTCGCCGTCGATGGAACAGTTGAGGTCGGAGACGAGGTCGTGCTATATGGGGATGGCGTTGAAATTGACGACATTGCCCGGACAGGAGCAGCAAACAATTCAGAGCAGATGTGTGCCCGGTCTTGGCGTTTGACGCATCAGTATCTATAAGGAGGAACTTATTATGTATGGAAGTCAATACCTGACAGAAGAAAACAATACGTTGCACATCGATGGTGTCGCAGCGACCGATCTTGCAGCACAGTACGGAACACCGTTGTATGTGATGGCAGAGCGGGAGCTGACGGATCGATTAGCGACCGTCCGGGAACACTTCCTTGATAAGTATCCGAACACGTATGCTTCCTTCGCCTCAAAAGCACTGACTGTCAGTGCCGTATATGAACAAGTCGTTCGTCATGGTCTTGGAATCGATGTCGTCACAGGCGGGGAACTCTTCATCGCCCGTCAATCCGGGGTTCCAGCAGAACGAATCTATTTCCATGGTTCGAATAAATCAACGGCTGATCTTCAGTATGCCGTTGAGGAAGGAGTCGGACGGATTGTCATCGATCACTTTGCAGAGATTGCACAACTGGAATCGATTGCGGCACAAGCCGATCAAACGGTTCATGTCCTGATCCGGATCGTGCCACAAGTCATCGGGGGGAGCGCATGCGAAAATTCAGACAGGTGGTGTCGATACGAAATTCGGTTTCTCGACGCATGCGTCAGATTACTTGGACGCAATCGAAGCGATTTTAGCATCGGAACATCTGTCGTTACTCGGCATCCATTGTCATGTCGGTTCGCAAATCCAAGATCCGTCACTGTTCGAACAGACGGCTCGGACGATGATGGGCTTCGTCGAAACGATTCGTGCGCATCATGG
This region of Exiguobacterium acetylicum DSM 20416 genomic DNA includes:
- a CDS encoding GNAT family N-acetyltransferase, with the translated sequence MTVIQVRTAEQHQAVRMIRERVFVEEQGVPRHLEYDTHDETAIHLLVLDEQSRPVATGRTRPYDDQRMKVERVATLSTARGKGYGGELMQAMERVARREGKQLLTLGAQVQAIPFYQGLGYTIVSDEFDDAGIPHRTMEKKM
- a CDS encoding argininosuccinate synthase, which gives rise to MSKQKLILAYSGGLDTSVAIKWLSKDYDVIALCMDVGEGKDLSVIKEKALLVGAIESIVLDVKEEFAQEFVLPALQYGAHYENAYPLISALSRPLIAEKLVEVAHEYGATAVAHGCTGKGNDQVRFEVSVAALDPSLEVIAPVREWKWSREEEIAYAKENNVPIPINLDSPYSIDMNLWGRSNECGVLENPWTEPPQDAYALTVAPEDAPDQAEEVIIGFEAGVPVSINGTTYPLAKLITELNIIAGAHGVGRIDHVENRLVGIKSREVYECPGATVLLKAHAALETITLTKDVAHFKPLLSKQYAETIYNGLFHAPLTKGLKAFLTATQQDVTGEVRVKLFKGNATVTGRQSAVSLYDEKLATYTKEDAFDHEAAKGFIKLHGLAVSTHASVHRQAGVTK
- the argH gene encoding argininosuccinate lyase, with protein sequence MTKLWGGRFTESASAQAEAFGASITFDQKLASVDLKGSLAHAQMLFEQGILAQDEWTQIEQGLKQLEATVADHVYTLADEDIHMNLERLLTEQIGPVAGKLHTARSRNDQVATDLHLWMEQHVEALTTALRELQSVITEQAEQHIETVMPGYTHLQRAQPISLAHHLLAYFWMFERDVERLTDNQKRIRKSPLGAGALAGTTFPIDRFRSAELLGFESIYPNSLDAVSDRDFVIEYLGIASTVMMHLSRFCEEIIIWASQEFGFIELSDAFSTGSSMMPQKKNPDFAELIRGKTGRVYGNLMGFLTTMKALPLAYNKDMQEDKEGVFDTADTVLQSVQIFTGMIESATFKTEALKKATMQDFSNATELADYLVTKGIPFREAHEIVGKAVLYGVQNGCFLKDLNLETYQTFHPDITEDVYPLLDPVQAVARRTSYGGTGFVAVSEQLELAKQHLAN
- a CDS encoding aspartate kinase: MTTVLKFGGSSVATVEQIQSIANYLKSRAAEGEKLVVVVSAMGKMTDSLIAQAQAITDRPERRELDRLLAIGEEQTISLLSIALNSLGVKALSQTGAQAGISTMGLHTKSKIKQIDGNLLRQKLETYDVVIVAGFQGVNELGDVTTLGRGGSDTTAVALAAVLDKRCEIYTDVDGVYTADPRIHAAAQPIPHISYDEMMEMSALGSKVMEMRSVELGKKYGVHIFVGKTLESKRGTWIMEATETMEQKAVTSVSVTKNVLTVSIKHVPQTNAAVADIFELLSNRHVNIDMISQTTFDSDIFLSFSCPLDEEEFLDEALKDIMDRFTTVKVDRHNQHAKLSVVGIGMRDATGVASKLFAIFRAENIPFYQVTTSEISISYTIAQADIERTVAAIANAFEL
- a CDS encoding aspartate-semialdehyde dehydrogenase encodes the protein MYHVAVIGATGAVGQKMLQVLAELDFPVSRLSAYASARSAGNTVQFKGEAITIQALTPNITEDGIDVALFAAGGTISEQYAPLLAENGTLVVDNSSAFRMQETIPLVVPEVNPQAIQATDRLIANPNCSTIQSVVALAPLQSLGFERINYTTYQAVSGSGQKGIEDLARGARGEEPVNYPHPIHDNILPHIDVFLENGYTKEEQKMIDETRKIFNLPALPVSATCVRVPVTNSHSVAINVTFTQPTTVTAIREALDGAPGVVLVDDVANTRYPMPLDASGTDDVYVGRIRQDDSLANTFHLWCVADNIRKGAASNAVQVARQAIEQSIHS
- the dapA gene encoding 4-hydroxy-tetrahydrodipicolinate synthase, with protein sequence MFKGAGTALVTTFNEAGELDLHVFERLIEQQLAAGIQALVVGGTTGEGSTLTNNEFEQLLTTAVQVTAGRVPVIAGTGSNNTAATIEKTLLAERLGADAAMLVTPYYNKTSQAGLVAHFTAVADATELPIMLYNVPSRTGVTIAVETAVTLARHPRIQAFKEASGDVSFMGELMAAIPEDFAVFCGNDDQILPYMAWGAQGVISVLSNPYPAETQALAEALLGQDFVTARRIQADLLPVIGALFSDVNPIPVKASLEELGFAVGAPRLPLVRQSEAGHAHLLETMRAYKGVVR
- the dapB gene encoding 4-hydroxy-tetrahydrodipicolinate reductase, which produces MKLALHGYGATGQYVVELAPQSVMAIVDRTKSSDTIASYAELTEMSETVDAIIDFSHPSLLPDLLAYGLATKTPLVIATTGFSEAELASIKDAAKEIPIFQSYNMSYGIAMVQQLLKTLVPLAGAYDIELLEKHHNQKVDAPSGTAELLLQTIQTARDVTPVYDRSQTRQKRETNEIGMHAMRGGTIFGEHEVLFAGVDELIEIKHTALSKKVFASGAIKAAEALIQKTAGLYTLETLYTQEDSHVTH
- the dapD gene encoding 2,3,4,5-tetrahydropyridine-2,6-dicarboxylate N-acetyltransferase; amino-acid sequence: MLLTDAYEIAKFIKDAKKQTPVKLYVNGDLAGLTIEGATAFGSDESKIFFADAGLAATFLEKYSDRITDVHVEYDRRNSAVPMLDTRHLNARIEPGSWIRDHVVIGDNAVVMMGAIINIGASIGDGTMIDMNAVVGARGTIGKNVHVGAGAVVAGVLEPPSKTPVIIEDGVLIGANAVILEGVKVGKDAVVAAGSVVTEDVPAGSVVAGTPARVIKQKDAKTEEKTQLVDDLRSL
- a CDS encoding branched-chain amino acid transaminase, producing MAVDTQYGEAIWLDGVFHDPKDANTSVMSHAIHYGSGFFEGIRAYATPDGPAIFQLKEHIERLFRSCAYYHVTIPYTVDELVQATIDLVAKNGFESCYIRPFVFLGTPWQALMAKDTTVHVGISCWELGEYFDKGAGIRAKVASYRRVSSTMMPMQAKAAANYMNSQLLKGEAIRDGFDEAIALDMNGNVSEASVANLFLLKNGTIHTPSLDCSVLDGITRQVIIRLAQDQGYPVVERHIGRDELYVADEIFLTGTAAEITSVGEIDHISINGGTRNVADELLGLYRQAVTGQLPQYADWLTYVTPAVAE
- the alr gene encoding alanine racemase, which codes for MTTRTLVTIDRKAVRQNVASVFARSRKRIFAVVKNNAYNLGMLEMVETLMASDVHHFAVAELYEAIEIKTNFPDSYVLVMNPTEDFETARRFGIALGVSSLEWLALHSKQLQEVELHLKINVGMNRFGVSSLQEAEAVLALAQADSLDLTGLYTHFPLADEPDADHDGQVERFVAIADVLRKRHTFTYIHSENSATIVKHDPRLAFCNYVRPGIFLFGYSPIEKMDWLVPSLRMTTEVVEIREIGPGEHVGYGTNFTSTEPMRIAILPVGYGDGVVRGRAALPVHIKEKPYPIINKLFMSHTFVAVDGTVEVGDEVVLYGDGVEIDDIARTGAANNSEQMCARSWRLTHQYL